A genomic stretch from Vibrio cortegadensis includes:
- a CDS encoding OmpA family protein, with product MKKLALLVSAALLSGGMASNAIAQQTYVGAKVGTTWIDDGCDQSSPCDDDTYGVGLYLGYDFSDYVALELGYDYLGEFKTNINKGGANYFSEQKLTALSLAPKFSLPLNEKFDLFAKIGGAYMDFGDDNDTVLTGGVGAEYSYTDNFAVRIEYQRFQNMTDYYVKDLDANFLSLGLTYRFGQSAPAVYQEPVVAEPKAVEPEPVKEMEPAPQPVTTTQMISESFNAELFSNNSSTLTPAAADSFKPLLNLLLTYPQAKAEIVGYTDSSGAASYNQKLSEKRAESVADYLISEGVDPQQVTASGKGENNPIASNATAEGRSENRRVEVTIPSFEHTETK from the coding sequence ATGAAAAAGCTCGCTTTACTTGTTTCGGCCGCACTACTATCTGGTGGCATGGCCTCGAACGCAATCGCTCAGCAAACCTACGTTGGCGCTAAAGTTGGTACCACTTGGATCGATGATGGCTGTGACCAAAGCTCTCCTTGTGATGACGATACTTACGGTGTTGGTTTGTACCTCGGATACGATTTCTCTGATTATGTTGCTCTAGAGCTTGGTTATGACTATTTAGGTGAATTCAAAACCAACATCAACAAAGGAGGAGCTAATTACTTCTCCGAACAAAAACTTACGGCACTTTCACTTGCTCCTAAGTTCTCATTACCACTCAATGAAAAGTTTGATCTGTTCGCCAAGATCGGTGGCGCTTACATGGATTTTGGTGACGATAATGACACCGTTTTAACCGGTGGTGTGGGTGCAGAATATAGCTACACAGATAACTTTGCTGTTCGCATTGAATATCAACGCTTCCAAAATATGACCGACTATTATGTGAAAGATCTGGATGCAAATTTCTTAAGTCTCGGTCTTACCTATCGATTTGGTCAATCTGCTCCAGCAGTATATCAAGAACCAGTAGTTGCAGAGCCTAAAGCGGTTGAACCTGAGCCAGTGAAAGAGATGGAACCCGCACCGCAGCCCGTTACGACCACTCAGATGATCAGCGAGAGCTTTAACGCTGAATTATTTTCTAACAATAGCTCGACGCTCACTCCAGCAGCCGCAGATTCATTTAAACCTCTTCTGAATTTGCTTCTCACCTACCCGCAAGCGAAAGCGGAGATCGTAGGATATACTGACTCTTCAGGTGCAGCCTCTTACAACCAGAAACTGTCAGAAAAACGTGCTGAATCTGTTGCTGACTACTTAATTTCTGAAGGTGTTGACCCTCAACAAGTAACCGCGAGCGGTAAAGGAGAAAATAATCCTATTGCTTCAAATGCAACGGCTGAAGGACGTAGTGAAAACCGTCGTGTTGAAGTGACAATCCCAAGCTTTGAGCATACGGAAACTAAGTAA
- a CDS encoding substrate-binding periplasmic protein — protein MRRFLAVLSVVFLLTFSQRSYAHLIEVTIYADNAYPPYSYVEDGMARGVYVDVLNIVFKRMEHYHVTIKPVPFKRGLRLIEAGRGFAIFPPYYYANRRPYISPYSMPILDEDVVVYCHSDVMKDRSRPNWPGDFYGLTIGINEAFSIGGAAFWQAKERGKLRVETASNNRENILKLRAKRIDCYINDRLSIQWEIAKLREEGVKISKDAFTLAVEVSSERGYIGYTNQQLESYPFKDDFVAEFDRVLMDMQNRGEVDSILGSYTPKL, from the coding sequence ATGCGTAGATTTCTGGCTGTTTTGTCTGTTGTTTTCCTTTTAACTTTTTCACAGCGTAGCTATGCTCACTTAATTGAAGTGACAATATACGCTGATAATGCTTACCCTCCATATAGCTATGTTGAAGACGGAATGGCAAGGGGGGTGTATGTTGATGTTCTAAATATTGTATTTAAACGAATGGAACATTATCACGTGACCATTAAACCAGTCCCGTTTAAGCGTGGTTTGCGTCTGATTGAAGCTGGACGTGGTTTTGCTATATTTCCCCCATATTATTATGCCAATCGCCGACCTTATATTTCTCCTTACTCTATGCCTATTTTGGACGAAGATGTGGTGGTGTACTGCCATTCTGATGTCATGAAAGATCGCTCACGTCCAAATTGGCCCGGTGATTTTTATGGCTTAACTATTGGTATAAATGAAGCCTTTTCGATTGGTGGTGCGGCATTTTGGCAAGCAAAAGAGAGAGGCAAACTGCGAGTTGAAACCGCGAGCAATAATCGCGAAAACATACTTAAGTTACGTGCGAAAAGAATAGATTGTTACATTAATGATAGATTGTCTATTCAGTGGGAAATCGCAAAACTCAGAGAGGAGGGAGTAAAAATCTCAAAAGACGCTTTTACTCTGGCGGTAGAGGTGAGCTCTGAGCGTGGGTATATCGGATATACGAATCAGCAACTTGAATCGTATCCATTTAAAGATGATTTTGTTGCAGAGTTTGATCGTGTACTTATGGATATGCAGAACCGTGGGGAGGTTGACTCAATCCTTGGCAGTTATACCCCGAAGCTTTGA
- the cyoE gene encoding heme o synthase — MNKSVMLATGNMAEKSNWKLYLTLTKPKVVALMLLTALVGMCLAVPGSLPLKETILGLLGIGLMAGSAAAFNHLIDRRIDAIMARTHKRPLPSGELGVGKVFFFALGIGCLGFAILFAGVNVLTAWLTFASLLGYAVVYTMYLKRATPQNIVIAGIAGAMPPLLGWTAVTNELHSHAWLLVMIIFIWTPPHFWALAIHRKEDYAKADIPMLPVTHGVEYTKTSILLYTILLALVCVLPVLVGMSGLIYFASSSLLSGAFIYHAWQLKFRANDKSAIDTFKFSIYHLMLLFVALLLDHYLS; from the coding sequence ATGAATAAATCAGTGATGTTAGCCACAGGTAATATGGCCGAAAAATCGAATTGGAAGCTCTACTTGACCCTAACCAAACCGAAAGTCGTCGCTCTTATGTTGTTAACTGCACTGGTGGGGATGTGCCTTGCTGTTCCGGGGAGTTTGCCGCTTAAAGAGACGATTCTAGGGTTGTTAGGGATCGGGCTAATGGCGGGCTCTGCGGCGGCTTTTAATCACCTGATTGATCGCCGTATTGATGCCATTATGGCGCGGACACATAAGCGCCCATTACCATCAGGGGAGCTCGGAGTCGGGAAGGTGTTCTTTTTTGCATTGGGAATTGGCTGCCTTGGCTTCGCGATCCTATTTGCTGGCGTGAATGTACTGACGGCTTGGCTCACCTTTGCAAGTTTGCTTGGATATGCAGTGGTGTACACCATGTATCTAAAGCGAGCCACACCACAAAATATTGTTATTGCGGGGATCGCCGGAGCAATGCCTCCCTTGCTAGGTTGGACGGCGGTTACGAATGAACTGCACTCTCACGCTTGGTTGTTGGTCATGATTATATTCATTTGGACACCTCCGCACTTTTGGGCGTTGGCGATTCACAGAAAAGAGGATTACGCCAAAGCTGATATACCTATGCTTCCTGTGACTCATGGGGTTGAATACACCAAAACATCAATATTGTTGTATACCATTTTGCTGGCGCTAGTATGTGTTCTTCCTGTACTTGTTGGGATGAGTGGTTTGATTTACTTTGCGAGTTCGTCTCTCTTGAGTGGCGCATTTATCTACCATGCATGGCAGCTGAAATTTAGAGCGAATGATAAGTCTGCCATCGACACATTCAAATTTTCTATTTACCACTTGATGCTGTTGTTTGTCGCCTTGCTTCTAGACCACTATTTGTCGTAA
- a CDS encoding COX15/CtaA family protein — protein sequence MKLIVLVKFSLILTAVVIMLGAYTRLSDAGLGCPDWPGCYGQIGAPSSESQLLDAKNLYPNEVVDSHKAWLEMIHRYFAGTLGLVIFAIAFLSIRSKEIPPSLPMMLCGVVIFQALLGMWTVTMKLMPIVVMGHLLGGFALFSLLTLLYCRLRKRERLIDHYNVNPALRPIAIVALIVVILQIMLGGWTSSNYAALMCTSLPICEGNWPELLNFDRAFQLYQPGFESYEYGVLDYSARMTIHVTHRIGAMITALVVFTLAFKLASQSDSVLNLAGRRLGLVLALQLALGISNVVLHLPLPIAVAHNIVAALLLVGVVSINYLLWKPHSVVDLSGSISNE from the coding sequence ATGAAGTTGATTGTGTTAGTGAAATTTAGCCTGATACTGACTGCGGTTGTGATCATGTTGGGGGCATATACGCGGTTATCGGATGCCGGATTAGGTTGCCCTGATTGGCCCGGTTGTTATGGACAAATAGGTGCACCATCAAGTGAATCTCAGCTGCTTGATGCTAAAAATTTGTACCCTAATGAAGTTGTCGACTCTCACAAAGCTTGGCTTGAAATGATCCATCGCTATTTCGCTGGCACATTAGGGCTGGTTATTTTTGCCATCGCATTTCTATCTATTCGTAGCAAAGAGATTCCACCTAGTTTGCCAATGATGCTGTGTGGTGTTGTCATATTTCAGGCGCTGCTGGGAATGTGGACGGTGACGATGAAACTCATGCCAATTGTGGTGATGGGGCATCTGTTAGGGGGCTTCGCTCTTTTCAGTCTTCTTACTCTTCTTTATTGTCGACTGCGAAAAAGAGAGCGCTTGATCGATCACTATAATGTGAATCCAGCACTGCGCCCAATCGCAATCGTCGCGCTTATTGTGGTTATTCTTCAAATCATGCTTGGAGGCTGGACCTCATCTAATTACGCCGCTCTTATGTGTACCTCTCTGCCTATTTGTGAAGGAAATTGGCCAGAATTATTGAATTTTGATCGCGCATTCCAGCTCTATCAACCTGGTTTTGAAAGCTACGAATATGGTGTTCTCGACTATTCAGCAAGGATGACGATTCATGTTACTCACCGTATCGGCGCGATGATCACTGCACTCGTTGTGTTTACTTTGGCTTTTAAACTGGCCAGTCAGTCTGATTCTGTTTTGAACTTAGCAGGCCGCCGGCTCGGTTTGGTTTTGGCATTACAACTCGCATTAGGGATAAGTAATGTCGTGCTTCATTTACCTTTACCCATTGCTGTCGCACATAACATCGTGGCTGCATTGTTATTAGTCGGTGTCGTAAGTATCAACTATTTGCTTTGGAAGCCGCATTCGGTGGTGGATTTGTCAGGGAGTATTTCAAATGAATAA
- a CDS encoding SURF1 family protein yields MMKNNSSTKAILNSSGSNIASPNKRLAESYYFWLALLITVVVFTVLVKLGLWQQSRGEEKQQLERAIADRANRDYVPLESILVSDDGTTFLATRRDLGTRNELSTANELAARNDLDIHKRSDAKNIVGTKVVVTVIPNSDQVFLLDNQTYQNRVGYLGYQLAQIQSKDASLNGKWIAIELGFIAGTSSRDKLPSVRVLPDTIKMLEGRLYSPSINPLSDQLYLEDTFPYRIQNWSFSQLSAYTELDLIKLIIQPIQPLDAKSWAYPQPWKPLPMTSQKHFGYAVQWFVMAAVFLSLCIWLWIKMLNPRRGK; encoded by the coding sequence ATGATGAAGAATAACAGTAGCACTAAAGCAATTTTAAACAGCAGTGGGAGCAACATAGCTTCTCCTAATAAACGTCTAGCTGAATCTTATTATTTTTGGTTGGCACTGCTAATAACTGTGGTCGTATTTACTGTATTGGTCAAATTGGGTTTATGGCAGCAATCTCGTGGGGAAGAAAAACAACAGCTTGAAAGAGCAATTGCTGATCGCGCTAACCGAGATTACGTGCCTTTGGAATCTATTCTCGTTTCGGATGATGGCACCACTTTTTTAGCTACAAGACGAGATTTAGGTACAAGAAATGAGTTAAGTACAGCAAATGAATTAGCTGCAAGAAACGATTTAGACATACATAAGCGTTCAGATGCGAAAAATATAGTTGGTACAAAAGTGGTGGTAACGGTGATCCCCAATAGTGATCAAGTTTTCCTACTTGATAATCAAACGTATCAAAACAGAGTGGGGTACTTGGGGTATCAACTTGCTCAGATCCAATCAAAGGATGCCTCGTTAAATGGAAAGTGGATTGCTATTGAATTAGGTTTTATCGCCGGCACATCATCGCGAGATAAACTTCCTTCGGTTCGGGTGTTGCCAGATACGATAAAAATGCTTGAGGGGAGGCTGTATTCCCCATCAATCAATCCATTAAGTGATCAGCTTTATCTTGAAGATACATTTCCTTATCGCATTCAAAATTGGAGTTTTTCACAATTGAGTGCATATACTGAATTAGACCTAATTAAATTGATTATCCAACCAATTCAACCGTTAGATGCGAAATCGTGGGCTTATCCTCAACCATGGAAACCACTCCCCATGACATCGCAGAAACATTTTGGTTATGCGGTTCAGTGGTTTGTTATGGCGGCTGTGTTTTTAAGTTTATGTATTTGGTTATGGATAAAAATGCTTAATCCAAGGAGGGGTAAATGA
- a CDS encoding DUF2909 domain-containing protein, producing MLLPLLFKIALVLLLFFIIFNLMRALLHISKTPLESSSQKKPVSHFLGRRVFFSALVVVLLLIALLSGWIEPNPRPY from the coding sequence ATGTTGCTCCCACTGCTGTTTAAAATTGCTTTAGTGCTACTGTTATTCTTCATCATATTTAATCTTATGCGTGCCCTACTTCATATTTCAAAAACACCACTTGAATCGAGCTCTCAAAAGAAACCAGTTAGCCATTTTTTAGGCCGTCGAGTTTTCTTTTCCGCCTTGGTGGTCGTGCTCCTTTTAATTGCATTGCTGTCCGGGTGGATCGAGCCCAACCCCCGCCCTTATTAG
- a CDS encoding cytochrome c oxidase subunit 3, with protein MSSKHQTYYVPAQSHWPIVGAIALFLVAVGAGLTVQSLDTDSSGIGGKIVLFIGFGVLLYMLAGWFSNVISESLSGLYSEQISRSFRQGMSWFIFSEVMFFGAFFGALFYARMLSIPWLGGADNNAMTHEVLWPSFEAIWPLTQTPSGEQTEAMSWQGIPLKNTILLLLSSVTLHLAHISLEKNKRMALIVWLELTIVLAAFFLYFQVVEYVHAYQEMGLTLQSGIYGNTFFMLTGFHGLHVFLGTTFLIVLLARVAFDHFTPHDHFAFQAGSWYWHFVDVVWLGLFVFVYVL; from the coding sequence ATGAGTTCAAAACATCAAACTTATTACGTTCCTGCCCAGAGTCACTGGCCGATTGTTGGTGCGATTGCTCTGTTCTTGGTCGCTGTCGGGGCTGGTCTAACGGTGCAAAGCCTTGATACTGACTCAAGTGGTATTGGCGGAAAAATCGTGCTGTTCATTGGCTTTGGGGTGTTGCTCTATATGCTCGCTGGCTGGTTCAGTAATGTCATTTCCGAATCATTATCAGGTCTGTATTCTGAGCAAATATCTCGCTCATTTCGTCAGGGGATGAGTTGGTTTATTTTTTCTGAAGTCATGTTCTTTGGTGCATTCTTTGGCGCTCTTTTTTACGCTCGGATGCTATCCATACCTTGGCTCGGTGGCGCTGATAATAACGCGATGACTCATGAAGTATTGTGGCCTTCATTTGAAGCTATTTGGCCTTTGACTCAAACGCCAAGTGGTGAACAAACGGAGGCGATGTCTTGGCAAGGGATCCCACTTAAAAACACCATATTGCTATTGCTCTCTTCGGTTACCTTGCACTTGGCGCATATCAGTTTAGAGAAGAATAAACGTATGGCTCTGATTGTATGGTTAGAGCTGACGATCGTGCTAGCTGCTTTTTTCCTCTATTTTCAAGTGGTTGAATACGTACATGCTTACCAAGAGATGGGCTTAACGCTTCAGTCTGGAATTTATGGTAATACCTTTTTTATGCTCACGGGTTTTCATGGTCTCCATGTTTTTCTGGGAACGACTTTCTTGATCGTATTGCTGGCGAGGGTCGCCTTTGATCACTTTACCCCTCACGATCATTTCGCCTTTCAAGCCGGAAGTTGGTACTGGCACTTTGTTGATGTGGTTTGGTTAGGTTTGTTTGTTTTTGTTTATGTCTTGTAA
- a CDS encoding cytochrome c oxidase assembly protein, whose protein sequence is MVKKSDISNLKQSNRKLVVILCASVIGMFGFGFALVPLYDVMCDVLGINGKTNTVSAIQPQGMQPDVSRTIRVELMAHISPDMPWTFVPQSRVIDVHPGQVIQTAYLASNQSHSPLVGQAVPSVSPGLGASYFNKIECFCFNQQPLEANAQAEMPLIFYIEPDIPDSIHTLTLSYTLFNITTKENSDLESNNVDANKESTDTRDASELAKLSLPAQIELSNIGSHAAQGVSP, encoded by the coding sequence ATGGTGAAGAAAAGTGACATTTCAAACCTTAAGCAGTCTAACCGAAAGTTGGTTGTGATTCTGTGTGCAAGCGTGATTGGAATGTTTGGCTTTGGTTTCGCACTTGTCCCTTTGTACGACGTGATGTGTGACGTTTTAGGTATCAACGGAAAGACCAATACCGTTTCAGCTATTCAACCTCAAGGGATGCAACCTGACGTTTCTCGAACCATACGAGTCGAATTGATGGCACATATCTCACCAGACATGCCATGGACGTTTGTTCCGCAAAGTCGAGTGATTGATGTTCACCCGGGACAAGTCATTCAAACTGCATATTTGGCATCAAATCAATCACATTCTCCTTTAGTTGGACAGGCTGTACCGTCGGTATCTCCGGGCCTTGGGGCCAGTTATTTTAATAAAATAGAGTGTTTTTGCTTTAATCAACAACCGTTAGAAGCGAATGCGCAAGCTGAGATGCCATTGATATTTTACATTGAACCGGATATTCCCGATTCAATCCACACATTGACCTTGTCATACACCCTTTTCAACATCACCACGAAAGAAAATTCAGATTTAGAAAGTAACAATGTCGATGCAAATAAAGAGAGCACAGATACGCGTGATGCCAGCGAGTTGGCAAAGCTATCATTACCTGCCCAAATTGAGCTGAGTAATATTGGCAGCCACGCTGCTCAAGGAGTCTCACCATGA
- the ctaD gene encoding cytochrome c oxidase subunit I, whose product MKTSIESKQKQSAAVDDELNHSASGNMSDDHSEHHAPSGIARWVYSTNHKDIGTLYLWFSFIMFLTGGAMAMVIRAELFQPGLQLIEPDFFNQMTTVHGLIMVFGAVMPAFTGLANWMIPMMIGAPDMALPRMNNLSFWILPFAFLILIASLFTEGGGPNFGWTFYAPLSTTYGPDSTALFVFSVHIMGISSIMGAINVIVTIFNMRAPGMTLMKMPMFVWTWLITAFLLIAVMPVLAGAVTMVLTDKYFGTSFFDAAGGGDPVMFQHIFWFFGHPEVYIMILPSFGIISAIVPAFSGKRLFGYHSMVYATCSIALLSFLVWAHHMFTTGMPVFAELFFMYCTMLIAVPTGVKVFNWVATMWRGALTFETPMLFAIAFIVLFTIGGFSGLMLAIVPADFQYHDTYFVVAHFHYVLVTGAVFSIMAAAYYWLPKWTGNMYDQRLSLWHFWCSVISVNVLFFPMHFLGLAGMPRRIPDYAIQFADINQVVSIGGFAFGLSQLIFLWLVIKCTRGGEKASAKPWDRAEGLEWTVPSPAPHHTFTTPPKIDD is encoded by the coding sequence ATGAAAACGTCAATAGAGTCGAAACAGAAACAATCTGCCGCTGTTGATGATGAGTTGAACCATTCTGCGAGTGGAAACATGAGTGATGATCATTCCGAGCATCACGCTCCAAGTGGTATAGCGCGATGGGTTTACTCTACTAATCATAAAGATATCGGCACTCTCTATTTATGGTTCAGCTTCATTATGTTTTTGACAGGTGGAGCCATGGCGATGGTGATCCGAGCGGAGCTATTCCAACCGGGTTTGCAGCTGATTGAGCCGGATTTTTTCAACCAAATGACCACGGTTCACGGGCTTATCATGGTGTTCGGTGCCGTAATGCCAGCCTTTACTGGGTTAGCGAATTGGATGATTCCGATGATGATTGGTGCGCCGGATATGGCGTTACCAAGAATGAATAATTTGAGTTTTTGGATCTTACCTTTTGCCTTTTTGATCTTGATTGCTTCCCTATTTACAGAAGGTGGTGGACCTAATTTCGGTTGGACATTTTATGCGCCGCTGTCGACAACTTACGGCCCTGACAGTACCGCTTTATTTGTATTTTCCGTTCATATCATGGGAATAAGCTCAATCATGGGGGCAATTAATGTCATCGTCACCATATTCAATATGCGAGCGCCGGGGATGACACTGATGAAAATGCCAATGTTCGTTTGGACTTGGCTGATTACTGCGTTTCTTTTGATTGCGGTGATGCCTGTTTTAGCCGGGGCGGTCACCATGGTTCTCACCGATAAATATTTTGGAACCAGCTTCTTTGATGCTGCTGGTGGTGGGGATCCGGTGATGTTTCAGCATATATTCTGGTTCTTTGGTCACCCCGAAGTTTACATCATGATTTTGCCATCTTTTGGGATTATTTCAGCGATAGTACCAGCCTTTAGCGGTAAGCGTTTGTTTGGGTATCACTCGATGGTGTATGCCACTTGCAGTATTGCACTGCTCTCTTTCTTAGTTTGGGCGCATCATATGTTTACCACTGGAATGCCCGTTTTTGCCGAACTCTTTTTCATGTATTGCACCATGTTAATTGCAGTGCCCACCGGAGTAAAAGTGTTCAACTGGGTGGCGACAATGTGGCGAGGTGCTCTGACGTTTGAAACTCCGATGTTGTTTGCTATTGCGTTTATTGTGCTCTTTACCATTGGTGGATTTTCAGGACTGATGCTGGCCATTGTGCCTGCGGATTTCCAATATCATGACACCTATTTTGTGGTGGCTCATTTCCATTATGTGCTGGTGACGGGGGCGGTATTCTCCATTATGGCGGCAGCTTATTATTGGCTACCGAAGTGGACAGGAAATATGTATGACCAAAGATTAAGTTTGTGGCATTTCTGGTGTTCGGTCATTTCGGTTAACGTTCTATTTTTCCCAATGCATTTCCTTGGCTTAGCTGGCATGCCAAGACGGATCCCTGACTATGCGATTCAGTTTGCCGATATTAATCAGGTCGTATCAATCGGTGGTTTTGCATTTGGTTTATCTCAATTGATCTTCTTATGGTTAGTGATCAAATGCACTCGGGGCGGTGAAAAAGCGAGCGCAAAACCTTGGGATAGGGCTGAAGGGTTAGAGTGGACGGTGCCGAGTCCCGCGCCTCATCATACCTTTACCACACCTCCGAAAATTGATGATTAA
- a CDS encoding phospho-sugar mutase, with translation MMQAITHWLERDPDPKTREELQYLIDTHEHDELENRFHSRLQFGTAGLRGMVGAGPNRMNRLVIQETATGLGHYLIDHTNDTCKRGVVIGYDGRTDSKQFAHDTASVLTSLGIKVYLTSKVAATPIVAYGIEHFNAAAAVVVTASHNPPEYNGFKVYWENGAQIIPPHDSGIAAEIDIAATKPIPQMSLSDAHAKGLLVWLEDDYYQSYRQTMNSNELLSNHTDPLSISVAYTAMHGVGAEMAETLLHDAGFKKVLSVSEQREPDGTFPTVNFPNPEEAGAMDMVIALADSVGAELACANDPDADRFALAVRTPEGDYKMLTGDQVGILFGEYLLRHTDATKQLVGNTIVSSRLLQKIAQDKGAEYFQTLTGFKWLTNVAMQRQSEEKQFLFAYEEALGYTVGSKVWDKDGLSALVAFAQLAAELYSQGKTIWDQLESIYRQHGVYVNAQRSIALAPNSPSMGDKLRETPPKEIAGFKVLITEDLKASLRFTADGKTEEINLPASDVLIYHLDNDARIIVRPSGTEPKLKCYYEVIEQFKEGDDYQFVQEKANNAMAQLIALHQSSLSI, from the coding sequence ATGATGCAAGCAATCACTCACTGGTTAGAAAGAGATCCAGATCCTAAAACTCGCGAAGAACTTCAATACCTCATCGATACGCACGAACACGACGAACTAGAGAATCGCTTCCACTCTAGACTTCAGTTTGGAACCGCAGGATTAAGGGGAATGGTCGGGGCTGGCCCCAACAGGATGAATCGCTTAGTGATCCAAGAAACGGCGACAGGTCTTGGCCATTACCTTATTGATCACACCAATGACACTTGCAAGCGCGGGGTTGTCATTGGCTATGATGGGCGAACCGATTCCAAGCAGTTTGCTCACGATACCGCCAGCGTATTAACCTCTCTCGGAATTAAGGTCTACCTAACCAGTAAAGTGGCCGCCACACCGATTGTCGCTTATGGCATTGAACACTTTAATGCCGCCGCGGCTGTGGTCGTTACAGCAAGCCACAATCCTCCTGAATACAACGGGTTTAAAGTTTACTGGGAAAACGGGGCTCAAATCATTCCTCCTCATGATTCAGGGATCGCCGCAGAGATCGACATTGCTGCGACAAAACCTATTCCGCAAATGTCACTAAGTGACGCCCATGCAAAAGGCTTACTCGTTTGGCTAGAGGATGATTACTACCAAAGCTATCGCCAAACCATGAATTCTAACGAGCTGCTCTCTAATCATACTGACCCGCTCTCGATTTCTGTTGCGTATACGGCAATGCATGGCGTAGGCGCTGAAATGGCAGAAACTCTGCTGCATGATGCCGGGTTTAAAAAGGTCCTCAGCGTGTCAGAACAACGGGAACCCGATGGTACATTCCCAACCGTGAACTTCCCTAATCCTGAAGAAGCAGGAGCCATGGACATGGTAATTGCCCTAGCGGATTCTGTGGGTGCTGAACTCGCCTGTGCGAATGATCCTGACGCCGATCGTTTCGCCCTCGCGGTTCGAACACCTGAGGGAGATTATAAAATGTTAACAGGCGATCAGGTTGGGATTCTATTTGGTGAGTATCTGCTTCGACATACTGACGCCACCAAGCAACTGGTAGGGAATACCATTGTATCGTCAAGACTGCTGCAAAAAATAGCTCAGGACAAAGGCGCTGAATATTTCCAAACTCTAACGGGTTTCAAATGGCTCACCAATGTCGCCATGCAAAGACAGAGTGAAGAGAAACAGTTCCTTTTTGCTTATGAGGAGGCGCTAGGCTACACAGTTGGCAGCAAGGTATGGGACAAAGATGGTCTTTCTGCCTTGGTCGCTTTCGCGCAACTTGCAGCTGAGCTATACAGCCAAGGGAAAACGATATGGGATCAACTTGAAAGTATCTATCGTCAACATGGTGTCTATGTGAATGCTCAGCGCAGCATTGCTCTTGCGCCAAACTCTCCATCAATGGGAGATAAATTACGCGAGACTCCACCAAAAGAGATCGCGGGCTTTAAAGTACTGATCACTGAAGATCTTAAAGCATCATTGAGATTTACGGCAGATGGAAAGACAGAAGAGATCAACCTACCCGCGAGTGATGTACTCATTTACCACTTAGACAATGACGCGCGGATCATTGTGCGCCCATCAGGAACAGAGCCAAAATTGAAGTGCTATTACGAAGTCATCGAGCAGTTTAAAGAAGGCGATGACTATCAGTTTGTACAAGAGAAAGCCAATAATGCAATGGCGCAGTTGATCGCCCTACACCAATCAAGCCTTAGCATTTAA
- a CDS encoding LysE family translocator — MIDISILPVYLTAVVALLLLPGPDMLLIASSSISYGRKVGVFASLGNATSGIILTLLASLGVSALIAMSPIALKGLTLLGGAYLLKMGWDNVRAQADVAPELDQTSKMATTYYQRALVSNLLNPKALLFFVMFLPQFVSTNIAASSGEQMLALGLLLNVLGLLFNFIIVALVGTLGKTLVNNVQFRTYQNKFMGAIFVFLGIWLLSSFVTSL, encoded by the coding sequence ATGATAGATATTTCAATTCTTCCGGTTTATTTAACCGCTGTCGTTGCGTTGCTACTGCTGCCTGGGCCAGACATGCTTTTGATCGCAAGCTCAAGTATCAGTTACGGCCGTAAAGTGGGCGTTTTTGCAAGTTTGGGAAATGCGACATCGGGGATTATTTTAACCTTACTCGCATCGTTAGGGGTTTCAGCTCTTATCGCAATGAGCCCAATCGCATTGAAAGGTTTAACTCTTCTTGGCGGTGCGTACTTGCTGAAAATGGGATGGGATAATGTTCGTGCTCAAGCTGATGTTGCTCCTGAACTGGATCAAACATCAAAAATGGCGACGACTTACTATCAGCGTGCTCTTGTCAGTAACTTGCTAAACCCAAAAGCATTACTGTTCTTTGTTATGTTCTTGCCTCAGTTTGTATCAACGAACATTGCCGCTTCTTCTGGTGAGCAAATGCTTGCATTAGGTTTACTGCTAAACGTTCTGGGGTTGTTGTTCAACTTTATTATTGTCGCGTTAGTGGGGACTCTGGGTAAGACGTTGGTGAATAATGTTCAATTTCGCACTTATCAGAACAAATTCATGGGCGCGATTTTTGTCTTCCTCGGCATCTGGTTATTGAGCTCATTCGTGACATCGTTGTAA